Proteins from a single region of Campylobacter sputorum:
- the dcd gene encoding dCTP deaminase: MGLKSDKWIREQSLKYNMIEPFCEQNVGVGVVSYGLSSYGYDIRVAKEFKIFTNIGGTVVDPKNFDEKNVVDFVGDICIVPPNSFALARTVEYFNMPKDVLAICLGKSTYARCGIIVNVTPFEPGFKGHITIEISNTTPLPAKIYANEGIAQVLFLQGDEKCEISYADKKGKYQNQTGITLPKILK, encoded by the coding sequence ATGGGTCTAAAAAGTGATAAATGGATAAGAGAACAGAGTTTGAAGTATAATATGATTGAACCTTTTTGTGAGCAAAATGTTGGTGTTGGCGTAGTAAGTTATGGACTTTCAAGTTACGGATATGATATAAGAGTAGCAAAGGAATTTAAAATTTTTACAAATATTGGCGGAACAGTTGTGGATCCAAAAAATTTTGATGAAAAAAATGTAGTTGATTTTGTTGGAGATATTTGCATAGTCCCACCAAACTCATTTGCTCTTGCAAGAACCGTTGAATATTTTAATATGCCAAAAGATGTTCTAGCAATTTGTCTTGGCAAAAGCACATATGCAAGATGTGGAATAATAGTTAATGTTACGCCATTTGAACCAGGTTTTAAAGGGCATATAACTATAGAAATATCAAATACAACTCCACTTCCAGCTAAAATTTATGCAAACGAAGGTATCGCACAAGTTCTGTTTTTACAAGGTGATGAAAAGTGCGAAATAAGCTATGCTGATAAAAAAGGCAAATATCAAAATCAAACTGGCATAACTCTTCCTAAAATACTAAAATAA
- the pseB gene encoding UDP-N-acetylglucosamine 4,6-dehydratase (inverting), which translates to MFDGKSILITGGTGTFGVKFTEILLNKYKPKKIIIYSRDEQKHYEMSQIFNASCMRYFVGDVRDLERLKTAMNGVDFVIHAAAMKHVPIAEYNPMECIKTNIMGAQNVINASLECGIEKVIALSTDKASNPINLYGATKLASDKLFTAANNIVGNKKTKYSVVRYGNVIASKGSVVPLFKKLITNGAKELPVTDEHMTRFWITLEKGANFVIKNFYRMKGGEIFVPKIPSMKIIDLAKSMAPNLKIKIIGIRPGEKLHESMISRDDSHLVLEFDDHYVIQPSIDTFRKVDFSINELGEKGKKVKFGFEYASDTNEKWLTKEELLEIIK; encoded by the coding sequence ATGTTTGATGGCAAGTCTATTTTAATAACTGGTGGCACAGGAACATTTGGTGTTAAATTTACAGAAATTTTACTAAACAAATATAAACCCAAAAAAATTATTATTTACTCAAGAGATGAACAAAAACATTATGAGATGTCTCAAATTTTTAACGCTTCTTGTATGAGATATTTTGTAGGAGATGTAAGAGATTTAGAAAGACTTAAAACAGCTATGAATGGAGTAGATTTTGTTATACACGCAGCTGCTATGAAACATGTTCCCATAGCAGAATACAACCCTATGGAATGCATAAAAACAAACATAATGGGTGCTCAAAATGTAATAAATGCTAGCTTGGAATGTGGCATTGAAAAAGTTATAGCACTCTCAACAGATAAAGCATCAAATCCTATAAATTTATATGGAGCTACCAAACTTGCAAGTGATAAACTTTTCACAGCCGCAAACAATATAGTAGGAAACAAAAAAACTAAATATAGTGTGGTAAGATATGGAAATGTAATAGCCTCAAAAGGCTCAGTTGTGCCACTTTTTAAAAAACTGATAACAAACGGTGCAAAAGAACTACCAGTAACAGATGAACATATGACAAGATTTTGGATAACTTTAGAAAAAGGGGCAAATTTTGTTATAAAAAATTTTTATAGAATGAAAGGTGGAGAAATTTTTGTTCCAAAAATTCCATCTATGAAAATAATAGATTTAGCAAAATCTATGGCTCCAAATTTAAAAATAAAAATTATAGGCATAAGGCCTGGAGAAAAATTACACGAATCAATGATATCAAGAGATGATTCACATCTTGTGCTTGAATTTGATGACCATTATGTTATACAGCCATCCATAGATACTTTTAGAAAAGTAGATTTTAGTATAAATGAACTTGGTGAAAAAGGTAAAAAAGTAAAATTTGGTTTTGAATATGCTTCTGATACAAACGAAAAATGGCTTACCAAAGAAGAACTTTTAGAAATAATAAAATGA
- the pseC gene encoding UDP-4-amino-4,6-dideoxy-N-acetyl-beta-L-altrosamine transaminase: MIPYSRQLIDENDISDVLDALKDDIITCGQRVDEFEKAICDYIGVKYAVVMNSATSALHVGYLCLGLKKGDEIITTPITFAATSNAALMCGGDVKFCDIKFDGNIDENKIENLISPKTKVITPVDFGGNAVEMDKILDIAKKYNIKVLDDASHAFGSQINGRKVGSKTDITVFSFHAIKPITTFEGGCLCTNDENIANLARLYRSHGISKKQVWNSEMNLLGYNYRLSDVACALGLSQLKKLDNMLQKREDIAKFYDEKFENSKFFTTIKIPQNKKSTRHLYPILLNQNLWCQKQDIYEELHKAGIGVQVHYKPTYEFDFYKKRYGEIKLKNADEFYKSELSIPCHQMMSIDDAKFVASKIYEILSKYKGCLV, encoded by the coding sequence ATGATACCATATAGCAGACAATTAATAGATGAAAACGACATTAGCGATGTTTTAGACGCATTAAAAGATGACATAATAACATGCGGGCAAAGAGTTGATGAGTTTGAAAAAGCAATATGTGATTATATAGGCGTTAAATACGCAGTTGTAATGAACTCAGCGACTTCTGCACTACATGTAGGATATCTATGTCTTGGATTAAAAAAAGGCGATGAAATTATAACAACTCCTATAACATTTGCGGCTACTTCAAATGCAGCTTTAATGTGTGGCGGAGATGTAAAATTTTGCGATATTAAATTTGATGGAAATATAGATGAAAATAAGATAGAAAATTTAATATCTCCAAAAACAAAAGTTATAACTCCAGTTGATTTTGGTGGAAATGCCGTAGAAATGGATAAAATACTAGATATTGCAAAAAAATACAATATAAAAGTATTAGATGATGCTTCTCATGCTTTTGGTAGCCAAATTAATGGCAGGAAAGTAGGTTCAAAAACAGATATAACCGTTTTTAGTTTTCATGCTATAAAACCAATAACCACTTTTGAAGGTGGTTGTCTTTGTACAAATGATGAAAATATCGCAAACTTAGCAAGATTATATAGAAGTCATGGTATAAGCAAAAAACAAGTTTGGAATAGCGAAATGAATCTGCTTGGATATAACTATAGACTAAGTGATGTAGCGTGTGCTCTTGGGCTTTCACAGCTTAAAAAACTTGATAATATGCTTCAAAAAAGAGAAGATATTGCTAAATTTTATGATGAAAAATTTGAAAATTCTAAGTTTTTTACCACTATAAAAATACCACAAAACAAAAAATCCACAAGACATCTTTATCCAATTTTGCTAAATCAAAACTTATGGTGCCAGAAGCAAGATATTTATGAAGAACTTCACAAAGCCGGTATTGGTGTGCAGGTACATTATAAGCCAACTTATGAGTTTGATTTTTATAAAAAAAGATATGGCGAGATAAAGCTTAAAAATGCAGATGAGTTTTACAAATCTGAACTTAGTATTCCATGCCATCAAATGATGAGTATAGATGATGCTAAATTTGTAGCTTCTAAAATTTATGAAATTTTATCAAAATATAAAGGTTGTCTTGTCTAA
- the topA gene encoding type I DNA topoisomerase codes for MKNLIIVESPAKAKTIKNFLGKDYEVIASKGHIRDLPKTTFGIKIEENTFTPEYKISKDHSALVKDIKELSKKADNIYLATDEDREGEAIAFHIANAIGKDPQSLPRIVFHEITKNAINEAIKNPRHIDMDSVNAQQARRLLDRIVGYKLSPLLNQKIQKGLSAGRVQSATLKLIVDREREIKAFKPITYYEIQTKFKKDLEAELVKFENEKIEKLTIQSEAKAKYIVNTIKEEKFNITDIFTKERKISPQPPFMTSTLQQSASSSLGFSPKKTMMIAQNLYEGVQTDSGFHGVITYMRTDSLNIAKEAIAMARKHIKNNYDEKYLPSKANIYTTKSKGAQEAHEAIRPTNTDFTPQIAEKYLDKDALKLYTLIYNKFLASQMTPAIFENATVIISSKKAEFKLSGRKLLFDGFYKIYGDLDKDKILPNLNLNDEMIIQNIKDEKKQTEPPARYSEAGLIKKLETLGIGRPSTYAPTISLLTSRNYVNIEKKQLVPTEIAFSITEVLEEHFKNIVDSEFTSKMETKLDEIAEEKSDWQQILSDFYYPFMDSIEKGKTNIKSRKIAIPINEKCPECGGELVKRKGRYGEFIACLNFPKCKYSRNLKNDTQPKKEPQKIGVSCPKCGGDIVVRISKRGKFFGCLNYPNCDFISKYEPTNEICPQCGKANLVIKELKSGKFEQCPECKFKREING; via the coding sequence ATGAAAAATTTAATAATCGTAGAATCTCCAGCAAAAGCAAAAACGATAAAAAATTTTTTAGGGAAAGATTACGAAGTTATAGCCTCAAAAGGGCATATTAGAGATCTTCCAAAAACAACCTTTGGCATAAAAATAGAAGAAAATACATTTACACCAGAATACAAAATAAGCAAAGATCACTCGGCACTTGTTAAAGATATAAAAGAATTATCAAAAAAAGCAGATAACATTTATCTTGCAACCGACGAAGATAGAGAGGGTGAAGCAATAGCTTTTCATATAGCAAACGCTATAGGCAAAGACCCACAAAGTTTGCCAAGAATAGTTTTTCACGAAATTACAAAAAATGCTATAAATGAAGCGATAAAAAATCCTAGACATATAGATATGGATAGCGTAAATGCACAGCAAGCAAGAAGACTTCTTGATAGGATAGTTGGATACAAACTTAGCCCTCTTTTAAATCAAAAAATTCAAAAAGGTCTAAGTGCAGGAAGGGTTCAAAGTGCTACTCTTAAACTAATTGTAGATAGAGAAAGAGAAATTAAAGCCTTTAAACCAATAACATACTATGAAATTCAAACTAAATTTAAAAAAGATCTAGAAGCCGAACTTGTCAAATTTGAAAATGAAAAGATAGAAAAACTTACCATACAAAGCGAAGCAAAAGCAAAGTATATCGTAAATACAATAAAAGAAGAGAAATTTAATATAACTGACATTTTCACAAAAGAAAGAAAAATTTCTCCACAACCACCTTTTATGACATCAACTCTTCAACAAAGCGCTAGTTCATCCTTGGGATTTAGCCCTAAAAAAACTATGATGATAGCTCAAAATTTATATGAAGGCGTTCAAACTGATAGCGGATTTCACGGCGTTATTACTTATATGAGAACAGACTCGCTAAATATAGCAAAAGAAGCAATTGCAATGGCAAGAAAGCATATCAAAAATAATTATGATGAAAAATATCTTCCAAGCAAAGCAAATATTTATACAACAAAATCAAAAGGAGCACAAGAAGCTCACGAGGCTATAAGACCGACAAATACGGATTTCACACCGCAAATTGCAGAAAAATATCTTGATAAAGATGCATTAAAACTCTATACTCTTATATACAATAAATTTTTAGCATCTCAAATGACACCCGCTATTTTTGAAAACGCAACAGTTATAATTTCTTCAAAAAAAGCTGAGTTTAAGCTAAGTGGTAGAAAACTGCTTTTTGATGGATTTTACAAAATTTATGGAGATTTAGATAAAGATAAAATTTTGCCAAATTTAAATCTTAATGACGAGATGATAATACAAAATATAAAAGATGAAAAAAAACAAACAGAGCCGCCTGCAAGATATTCTGAAGCTGGGCTTATTAAAAAACTTGAAACACTTGGTATCGGAAGACCTTCAACTTACGCACCAACCATATCACTTTTAACTTCAAGAAACTATGTAAATATAGAAAAAAAACAGCTCGTACCGACAGAAATTGCATTTAGCATAACAGAAGTTTTAGAAGAACATTTTAAAAACATAGTAGATAGCGAATTTACATCAAAAATGGAAACCAAACTAGATGAAATTGCAGAAGAAAAAAGCGATTGGCAACAAATTTTATCCGATTTTTATTACCCTTTTATGGATAGTATTGAAAAAGGAAAAACTAATATAAAAAGTAGAAAAATAGCTATACCTATAAACGAAAAATGCCCTGAATGTGGAGGAGAGTTAGTAAAAAGAAAAGGTAGATATGGTGAGTTTATAGCTTGTTTGAATTTTCCAAAATGCAAATATTCAAGAAATTTAAAAAACGATACACAACCTAAAAAAGAACCGCAAAAGATAGGAGTATCTTGTCCAAAATGTGGTGGCGATATAGTTGTAAGGATATCAAAAAGAGGTAAATTTTTTGGCTGCTTGAACTACCCAAATTGTGATTTTATAAGCAAATACGAACCTACAAATGAAATTTGCCCACAATGCGGTAAAGCAAATTTAGTCATAAAAGAACTAAAAAGTGGTAAATTTGAGCAGTGCCCGGAATGCAAATTTAAAAGAGAGATAAATGGCTAA
- a CDS encoding YfcE family phosphodiesterase: MAKIGIISDSHKRSDIALEAIDILKSQKVDILIHAGDIVEFDTLKHLRNSHIPYVAVLGNNDESLKKYQNEFYLYEEPYKFKFKNLTINLMHYPMYLTKDANINIYGHTHYFTAFVMQNILYLNSGEICARKKPLHEFALVECDENLKFRVFKFQKDIKSTDWTKTEFFLGED; this comes from the coding sequence ATGGCTAAAATAGGAATAATATCGGATTCTCACAAAAGAAGCGATATCGCACTTGAAGCTATAGATATCTTAAAATCTCAAAAAGTAGATATTTTAATACACGCAGGAGATATAGTGGAATTTGATACATTAAAACACCTTAGAAATTCTCATATTCCATATGTTGCTGTTCTTGGAAATAATGATGAATCATTAAAAAAATATCAAAATGAATTTTATCTTTACGAAGAGCCATATAAATTTAAGTTTAAAAATCTCACAATTAATCTTATGCACTACCCAATGTATTTAACAAAAGATGCAAATATAAATATTTATGGTCATACACACTATTTTACAGCTTTTGTAATGCAAAATATACTTTATTTAAATTCTGGTGAAATTTGTGCTAGAAAAAAACCTTTACATGAATTTGCACTCGTTGAATGCGATGAAAACCTAAAATTTAGAGTATTTAAATTTCAAAAAGATATAAAAAGCACGGATTGGACAAAAACAGAATTTTTTCTAGGTGAAGATTAA